AACGGCATTGTCCTTTTTGACGAGGGGAAACGTTTAAATGCCGTGCTGGTTTGGCGATTAGGTGCAAGAAATCCAAATTGTGGTTTCCATTCATAGGACCACAATAAGTTTCAGATTCATGTGCATTGCCTCTTTTGTATTTATATCAGGAAATTAGTCTTGTTTCGAAagtcattttcttccaaaaagtttttaaattttttataaatatattttttaatcacatttttaccttacatatatcaaattattataatatatatatttttaaaaattttagaaaaaaaaaagatccaaaCATGTTGTCATGATTGTGATACTTTTCTGAAATTGCATCTTAGCTAATTTTGAAAtataaaagaagaattaaatgaaCTTGGAGATTTCTAGCAAGTGAAGAAGCCTGAGTAGTTGGAGGGAGAGGTTAATGAAATTTCAAACAATTTGAAGATAATAAATGGACTTGTACTACATTGGACAGAAGTGTGACTACTGGAGTAATAATAGAGTTTGGTGACTAATAATTCATTTCAAGGGTTGGGTGTCTTTGGTTAGTGGGATGATTTCCAGAATATTTTAGTGCAACAATTTCAATTTTCTCTCAGGAAAGATGCTAATGAATAGGTGCTATTAATGAATCTTTTTTACAAGGCATATAGAAACTAGAAAATACATGATAcagaaaaagaggaaagaagAAACTCGCTTACAATATATTAAAACATTGCATATTTGAGATGCCACAGTAATGAAGAATACAAGGGGCTCTGGTGGGTAGAAAGATAATATGAAAACAGAACAGATGCGTCAGGAAATGTACTCAACAGAATAATCACAGCAAtagcatcttttttttttttttttttcctaaatttacAAAATTAGAAAGATGTGCATCTTAATTACCGACCACCAGAGAGAAAGGAGTCTGTTACAGAATGTGTGTAACATCTGTCTGTGGAAGTTGCAAATGACGATCTAATATCTTCGAAGTCAGGATGGGTGAAGCCAAGGCCAACAGCAGAAACGCCCATGGCTAGTGATGACAAATCTGGCAAGGCAACTGATCCCTCCAAGTACAACAGAACTTGTCTCATACTTGGCCTAATCTTTGGTTCTGAATGAGAGCATAGCAAGCCCAGTTTCAACACCAATTCTGCTTCCTCTTTCACATATTCATTACCCAAATTATGATCAACTGCCTGGAGTATACAACCTGCTTTCCAGCACGAAAATACCCGGTCAACCAAAACGATACTCTCTGCTGGTTCTGCTCGAGGTTCTATTGGCCTTCTTCCGCAGGCAACCTCTAGCAAAAAGGCGCCATAAGCATATACATCAGTGCTCGTTGTGGCCATCCCAGTCCTATTATGCTCAGGCGCAAGGTAACCAAGAGATCCTGCTACATGGGTGCTTTGAGGGAGAGTTCCATGATCATATAGCCTTGCCAGGCCGAAATCTCCTAATCTTCCATTCAGTTCATCATCTAACAATACATTACTGGCTTTTACATCTCGGTGGATCACTACTTGCTCCCATTCTTCGTGTAGATAAAGTAATCCTGACGCTACACCTTTGATGACTCGAAATCTTTGGCTCCAGTTGAGGGCGCAGTTTGGTTGGTTGTACAGAAACTTGTCTAGACTACCATTGGACATGAACTCGTATACCAAAAGCAACTCTCCTTTACGCCTACAATAACCCAAGAGTGGCACTAAATTTCTATGGCGTAAGCGCCCAATACTGACGATTTCTGCAATAAATGCTCTCATTCCCTGTCTTGCTCGATGAGAGACCTTCTTGACAGCAACCTCAACCCTGTTTGTCGGCAACATGCCTTTGTAGACCTGGCCAAATCCGCCTTCCCCTAACAGCTGTTTTTGTGTAAACCCCTTGGTGGCAATGTATAAATCTTTGTACTTGAACCTGTGAGGCCCATAGGCCAGTTCCCATTCTTCCAGCACTTCTGCAAACTTCCACTTCCTCCTTAAATAATAAGCTACCCCAAAAAATACAATCGACAGCAAAAGTATGGAAAGCAGGGGCAATCCCACGGTGAAAAATTTAGAAACTTCCTTAGGTCCCAACCGAGGAAGCTTGGGGAGCCGAGAGAGATCAAGCGCTTGCGCATCACCATTCATCTTGAAGCTCCATCCCAGTACAGTAAAAGCTATCCCCTTGTCGATTGGACTAGTGGCTGCAGAAAAGCCAACATACATGGTTTGCCGTAAAATTGGCGAAAGATCATATCTCAGAGACAAAAGAGGAGTATGTGGTTTAGCAGCCGCTATTGGAGCTAATGTAACGTCGATTCTCCCATCCACCCCATCGTATTCCACCCAAAGTTGCATCGGTTGACCGCTGGCAAGAGTTAAGTTATCAAATGAATTCTTGTTATTAGCCCGGTAACTTGCTGGCTGGGATACCTTAGACCTCATAGAGTTAATGTCAATACCAACATGGTTGTCATTGATATCGTCAAAATCTGGGTTTTGGATAGTGTCAAGCTCCACTGCAAAAACGTGATTTGTGCTGTTTCCATCTGTGTTTGTCTCGAATAGGCCGAGGAAACGTGTGGAAGCCCCTTCTGCAAGGCCTCTTGTTGGCGCAATCACAAAAGCCATTCCCTCACCTGGCATGCCTGGGAGCCCAGCTACCATAGCAAACACAAATTGGGTGGAAAAGGAGAAAGCTGAACTATTAGATGTGTTCTTGAATTTGATGGGATTAGGATAGAAGCCATGCCCCGTCTGTAAGCTGGTGGTGTTGGTTATCCGTAGGAGGCCATTGCTGGTGATTTTGGCTACTCCATCCAGACtaagatttgatgattgaaatcCTTGATAGATGAACCCAACATCGTCAGAATCTGCTGCACCAGCAGCGGTGTGAACTAGAAAATAGGCTAAGATTAGTGTTAGAAGTCTGAATGACATGGCTATCCAACTGCCAAATCCTTGTTAATTTGGTAGCCCATATCTTACTGTCTATGGTTGTATATACTGGATTGTCTGATGTGCAATACTTTCAATgggtccagatacaaggcaatttgatttttcatttcaaatttaacCTTTTGACAATGATGCAATGCTTTGAGTAACATCACCTTTTTAAATTGACCGTCACTTCAAAATGAGTAACATCATGCTAACGTGTGGTTAGAATTGTCCATAAGTCCAAAATGAGCTATGGACTGTAACACTAGCATCTTCCTTTGGTTAAATACTTAAAAAACTCtgtttcaacaaaaaaaaaaaaaagttaaaaaactcCAAATCACATATTGCCTCCAAATCCCTTTCTTCTACCTCCTCCCAGCACCACAGTGCCCTTCCAACCATCCCCCTCTCTGTCAGAATTCCTCCAATAAAATGTCTTCCTTTGTCAGAGAAGGAATTTGCAAAGTCCAATTACTCAAGTCTTGATAGAATCATAAGCGaattattataaataaaaaaaaaggaacattaGTCACTATAAAATGAACAACAACCAGATGACAATGGAGGCAACTAAAAAAACATGATGGGAAGGTATGGGTAAATGGGGTTTAGGCGGCAGTGGCAATGGTAGGTTTATCTCCTTTTAGAAACGAGTTTCAGAGTTTGTGGGGAGAAGATAGAAACTAAATAGAGATTGACTGTTGAAACAGTGATGGCGGAAGGCAAGATCAGCTCAGGAATGTGGAATTTTCCGGTGAATTAGTGGCAATGATCCCTTTGTAATTTCAAGTAACGGTAACAATGGGATTGAGATTTGGATAATTAAAGTTGATGGTCTCCTTACAATTTATATATGTAACCGGTCAAAGTGCTAGCAAGTTCCATTGCATTGCCAACGTGTGGACCATAATTGTCCGCAACTTATCTCAAGTTACGGCATCTAAGCATCGCATTTCCGTTAACCACATTAGAGGGCTGATTTGCATCTGTTGTCTAATCAATTAGACTATTGAAAGCATAGCTTGGGACCTTAATCAATTAATGTTTTGAAGACAAGATAAAGATATAGGTATTATACAATATACATGAACACCGGTATAACTTATTGTGCTCGGCAACCCTCGGCAAATGAGTATCTGCaaaattcatttaatttttttaaagcgAGTTAAAAATCGGCAATCGGcaacttctttttatttttttttttttagagtgtAAAAAAAGAGTTCGAACTTGAAACTTTTTATTTGcacttcctcttttttttttttattcatgaAAATCTTTATGCTAAGATGATAATAGAAATAAAGACTGAGAttctaaaaacaacaaaatgtaATTGATTTATTTATAACTATATATACATGAATTAACAGCTATTTTTGGAATCCGAGACTAAACAAACTGAACAAGGATTTCTTTCACAACCTTAACAATTACTACCTAAATTGTATCATAGATTCAGTAATTTCACTCCGATGAATCCATTTTTCACTAGATTATATAaagatacttttttttttaatttaaaaggGATAACAAACTGGTGGAATTTTACCAGTACATTTACAGAGTGAGAGGAAAAACATAATTTGCATATATGAACTCAATAATATTGGTttctaaacaaaaagaaattataatTTTGGCATTTAAGCACAACCCTAATATAGAGTGTGTGAAAGAGAAAATGAGCTTATCAAAAGTTTGATAAGCTGGTGCCACTTTCTTATCGCACAGTGCGAGCTATAAGTTACCTATTTGGCTTTGAAAGAAAAGCTTGAGAAATTTTAAACTTCTAACTTCACATTCAAATCAAGTTtcttaaaaacaaataaataaataagagacacaagaatttctttttctgAAAGACAAATGGTGTTGTGAATGAAAACGGCAAGAAGAATTCAGTATTTTATAAATCTCTCACGTCCCCAATTTGTTATGAACAGAGATCCGTTGATATTGTCGTGCTGCTTGGCAATACTGACAAAAACAATCCAATATGAATTGTGGCCCGGGACTATTATTTATTTGCTCAAGCAGCACGAAACAAACAAAAGATGTGAGATATTAGGAGGTGTTTGGTAAGTGAATTTCAAGACAGGGAATGAACTTCATTTTAAATCATATTTTTACATAATGTTTGTTTAAAATAAACAGGATCAGTTAATACGTTACATAAAATCTTTTCTTTGTTTAGTGATTAATTACTAAAGTGTAAGTATTGTTTGtctattatatttttattactaaaactcATTGTTGTGAAGGTATCAAAGAATCTGGATTTTTATCAAAGTAGTATATATAGTGATAGTGATCATTAAATTtcgggttaatcacattttatccccttaaagaataccccATTTTTCAGTTTACCccataacctttaattttgttcacttaaccccctttagaacaaaattgcccttgcattattttgacttttcatttaccttattttcttttcttttatttctttttctctttcttctttatttaattcttcctctttcccacaaaaattttcaccttaatgattgaaattaaaaaagaggaattgcagagatctatcttctccttaaatgattaaaaaaatattcaaatcactttcctaaaatacaatttttttaacctttcaatttttttaattttgggttttcctctttcctttctagtttctcattttattctcaagaaaatatcataagatgaaattgttttcctttcttttatttgtttttctctttcttctctctttcattcTTCCCAATAGATATTTCATTTCgacaaaaatttttgttttgtgtttgtaattgcatatttctgggtgaaagtttaaaaggcatcaaaaactaattttgattttttgtatgatgccacgtgtcacaaatttcaattgatgattattaatcaggtcataatttcatcttaagatattttcttgggaataaaatgagaaactagaaaggaaagagaaaaatccaaaattaaaagaattgaaaggctaaaaaaattgtattttaggaaagtgatttgaatatttttttaatcatttaaggagaagatagatctctacaattcctcttttttaatttcaatcattaaggtgaagatttttgtgagaaagaagaagaattaaataaagaagaaagagaaaaagaaatgaaagaaaggaaaacaaggtaaatgaaaagtcaaaataatacAAGGGCAATTTTATCCTAAACGGGGTTAAGTGagtaaaattaaaggttaggacATAAATTGAGAAATGAGGTAttttttaaggggataaaatgtgattaactcTTAAATTTCAGACAAATAGCTTTTGGCGTTTGtcgtgaaaaaaaaagagggttaATTACACTTTGCCCCCTAAACTTGGGCCCTTGTATCACTTTGCCCCCTAAACTCCAAATATATACATTTTTCCACTTATCGTTAACTTTTTGACAGGGTGAAGATAATGTTATTTTTTTATAACCAAATTTTCCTTGGCTAATTTTTAAACACACATAATAATTGTAACATAATAAACACCTATTTCTTTAATAATTACTAAATGCATTTAAACACAATTATACTATACATTTCAACCTTTTAGCACTAAAATGAATTCTATAATCTATAAAAAGAAGGCTAAGTAATTCAATGTATTTATCTCAATGCCGATAGCAATACTtaattgaaatgaaataaaattaattagtgcATTTGGAATGAAGATTAttggataataattttttactgtagcactttttaatATGTATTTTGAAGAGACAAAACatgactaaaaaataaaaatgtattgGAAAATGTATTTAGAgaatcttcattttttttttgaaaaatgatgaatTCAAACAAAATACAGAGCAAGGTCTGAATACGGCATAAAAATGCCTAATAGCGACTTATTGGCTCGTGAAAATCTTGtaaaaatgcaacaaaaataGAAATTATCAAAACCAACCTGTTTACAATTTATAGGAAGAAAGATAAGCGATGGAAAACTTGTGTAGAAGTTTTAAgaatttttaaattcttttttcaccataatacaaaatttcaattctttgGCATTATACCatcttctattttttatttttctaaatcaTGTGACTTTGTGTTTTCGCTAATAAAATGTTTTATATTCCAATTAAAAGTATAACATTATTCTAGAACTATTATGTATGGGCATTAATGTCATTTTATCACAATTTTAGATGGAAACGTCATCATTAATGTTTGATGTCAATGAAGGAGGTAAAGTGTATATATTTAAAGTTTAGGGCGGAAAGTGTTATAAATGGTTAAGTTCAGGGGGCAAACTATCATTAACCCAAAAAAGAATGCGTACGTACCGACACCCCAGCTGGTTGCAACCCGATATCCCATCAATATCCCATTAATAGCTTGACCACTTTCTGGCTTCGATAAGCCTCCAAATGCTATATCGTCTGCACCCCTCTTCTGTCCAGTTTCTCTACAACAATAGCCTGCATGCACTCAACATGAGTagcaaaaaaattttgaagtctAGACAGATCGATCTTATTGGTAGAATTAATGGTGAACAATTTGCATCGGGGAACAGTAGTTAGGAGACCTTAAAACCAATGGTTGACGGAGAAAATCACACCATTTGGTGAATAGATTTTCAGAGATGATTGGCCtataatctttttcttttagttaattaaaaatttggatgaatttagttctatttTACTGTCATAAGCCAAGCCAAGCCAAGGTATGCCTCGAGATCATAGACTATAGATCCTTTGCATGAGTTTTATATTGTACATCAACAGAGTTTTTATGTCAACGAAGGAATAGAAATTCGAACAcgcaatttatttaaaaaaatgatatgACCTTAAAAAACTGAGACAATGTACACTTGGCTATAGCATTCAACCTAAATCATGAAAATCTTGACAAATGTTGACTAGTCTACTAAAAAGTCTTCGGTCTAGTCTTGGACAGTTGTCAATAATAgactatatacatatatatatatatatatatatatatatatatatatatatatatatatatatatatataaagtaccTTGTGGATGAATCTAGTATACCAATGGAAATGTTTTACgcaaataaattttcttttgtaCAACAGCAATTATCTATTTTGTACCTGTACCTATTCCTATTCTTACTTTAATCTATTCTAAGAAGAGGGTCCGACTAGACCTATGGAGGAACTGACGGAGATTGAACAACCATCAGATCAGATAAATATACTATACACCCATATGAATTTAAATCACTTAAAATGACAAATCACATATAATGATAATTGATGAGAGGTAAAATTTGAACCATTGACCTCCATCCCATCGTACCTTATAGGCTATGGTAGTGGCCAACGTCCTAAATTGCTGTTGGTTTTTCACGCAAATAATTTGATCCACGGATTTATCATACAGACTTTCATGAAGGATGAAGTTACATGGTGCACGGTCATGTAGCTCTGATTGAGGTTTTTAAGACCCAACTAATCCAATCCAACGTGgtacaaattaaaatttttattatgaaAATGTGGAAAATAAATGTGGCATGCCTTGAGTACTAGCGGGACAATTTCAATTAGAAGTTATCTAGCAACAGCATTGTGGTACTGTTTGAGTagcttcttttccctttttgttttgtaTTTGTGACTGCATGACTAATGGAAGCGTCAAGGGTTAGCGCTAGACTTTGGTCTTTTGAAAAGTGAAATTATAGCCGAAAACTGAACAAAAATGGAAGGACTTACAATGCGATGCACCCATTTAATTTCAGAAAACATCTAAACCAGAATtcagaaagaaatgaaattatATGGAGCTAATAAGTGGATAATGGACATTATTACAGGTTAATTTTAGAAAAGCTATCAAAATGTTGAATAAATCTCAGCACGTATCCCTTCAAATTGCCAGACCGTATGAAAATGAAACTTGTCGCTGTGGTTAAATGAAAAAGAGATTTCAATATTGTAGTCATATTTGCCTAATCACGTAACCGGTGGACCAAAAGTCTTTGCAATGGCCAGCAGCAGACTAACACGAGGTTGAAACTTACCCCTGGTACAGGGCACCTGTCATGCTCCCAGCATCTTAAATCACGGAAGCCTGTCTCATTTACCAAAATAGTCTTTCGACTGGTACGATTCCTGTAAGATGGGGATTGGGACAGGTACGAGAAGGTTTGGTTCCATTCTGTACTGTTGTTGAACCTTAAGGTATAGTTGTTGTATACCACCGTTGTTGTACAGTTGTTGGTTCCATCAGAAAATTTGTCGTTCAATCCTCAaattgctgtttttttttctttttaatggtATACCTTAAGGTATATATATTTTGCACATCCTCTGCACTTCAATTACCAGAACCTTTACCCAGGGAAATTAGTTTCAccatgtatttgcaaaagatcGCTAAAAGCACATGAATAAAACATAGCAATCACAAATCTGAAGAAATCAGACATCCAACAAGtcgaaacaaaaacaaaagggaTGCAAATGAGTAAGAAATCAAATGACTTCTTTACTTAATTGGCACTGATGTCTTAGGGCAGAAGCTGTGCTATTTGTTTCAAAAGCAccgtgtatgtgtgtgtatatacaaGCAATGGTTAGGCGTTCTTGTATATACAAGCAATGGTATCTTGTGTTTATGGTACCATATATATGtattagaggtggcaaaataggcgggatgggcgggatttgcttgggttcGAAATGGAACCAAATAATATGGGTTTGTGTCtaaccttacccatatgtgttttggaactaacttgggcgggatcactttggaatgagtttagattgatcccgccgaatacccaaatctattttctatattttttttcctttaattcttttttattttttatataactttaatatttttatttattaaatttcttttgatcttattatgaatttatattttcctGAATTCATTTACACTCTAGAACGATCAACAGTTACTTTTAAAAGACATAACATTTTGGTAAGAATGAACAAATCTTCTCCCTGGATTAatccaaaaattggattaacaaataaaagaaaagatagatatacagtCATATTCCAACCTTACCCATAATGTTGTCTGACACAAGAACTAGAAACAAGATTTTTTAACACCAAATTCATTCTTATTGACattcttaaaattttcaaaatttgatacaaaaaaaattcacattaAATGCTGAATAAAGCTAGCACAGAAACGAAGAACCTGATTAAAAATTGATAACATGGTTGCATACAGAAATCTATGTAGATAGTTCAACAATTAGCATAAAATCAACATAAAGGGTGCCAACAGTTGTTAGTAAAGCATTGattcttgtagacaccaaaattttacccattcattttatttttattgttatctttatttttttgaagttgtttaaatgaaatcatttttacttaactggttttcttttgtacgaaagtgaagaaaggaaaagaaagaaaatggaagtgaaaaaaaatcagatttttgcaaaaaaaaaaaaatcaaagatgaatttttggataaatgaattttttggaaagatatttgggcccaatgggtacccaagtatttcccaacATTTCCCATCAAATAATAGGTACAATTGGGATGTATCtcattttaaacccaatatcaaattaCAATACCCATCCCATCCAAAGTTCTTTTGGGCATGGATAGCCCATTGGAACTTGGTACAAATTGCCACCTTTAATATGTATATGGTATCTTGTATCCGTTATTTTCAAGCAATGGTTAGGCGTTCTTGTTTGCCGAGTGGCAGTTCTTCTTCTTTATTGGTTGTTTCTGCCGTGCGTTGCTCATAGCTTTCCGGAGAAGAGGTGACATTGGGTTCTTTCGATGGAAAAAACAAAGTAGAGAgaaccaagaaaaaaagaaaacctaAAATAGCCTATTTTGTCTCAAAAGAAAGTATAAATTTCCACGTAGAGGCCTCCCTGTGTTGGAGGACTCAACTTTAGTAGTCATTATattcttatactatataagaatgactTGAAATCAAAGAGGGTTTGAATTTCAATTGCATGAATAGAGGCTATTTGAAAATATAGAATGTTGtgtagttttttaaaaatttttgggacGACTGAGAGCAGCATGTGTTTAGATATATTTACTAAAATGCTCTCATTTTGGTATATTTAAATCTTTGATTTATGGAAACATTTGGATATTTCTGGAATATGGAGTTATTTTGTAATCGTTTTTGCATCGAGTACAACTCATATAAGTTTATGTGTTGGTGTAATTACTGAAATGGTGTTATAGACACGTTTAATTAAAGTGTGACTTTTGTTGTGtaattaacacataaacatatTAACACATTGTACAATTAACACGTTGCTATAACTAACCGTTGGAGAGTATTCTTTTGTCTAAAATAACTTATATCTCCTCTTGGACGATTTTTAACTAACATCTATAGGGGTCTTTTGGGAATGGTAAAATTATAAAAACATTGATAAAGTAAAGCATACAAGTGTGTGCTGCAATTAGAATGTACTATTattaattttatcatatttaaTGACTATTTCTTTCCAGAATGTACTATTATTTGTCCAATGAAAAATTCTCTTTAACCACAGGCACCAAACACCCGTGCACTTTCCCCCTAGTATTAATTATACGAAAAAGGAGTTTGGGGTTCTGTtgcttttttgaatttttctacaCATATAGGggttttcttgatattttacAGTTTTGAGTCATATATTTACAGAATTTAATACAAGTTGTCGTgtcccattttttaaaataatatagAAGGAGTTagtaaaatgagtttttgattttagaaaataaagaaaaatggccTAAAATGGGACATATAAAGTGCGACGTTTTGAGctcaaaatttagtctaaaaagggttttttaggaaaaataaaagtcgccacttggtattgagtttaggtgtaccaagtcattcaaaatatatttttaaatgaaaacaaataaaaacctttttaaatgactctagatctttgaaaataagataaaagaCTTTGGGAGTCATTGTTTAAGGAAAGGAAAGCAATGATTTGATATGTTCAAActtaaggcaccctttcaacctaaccaagatTAGTTGCAAGATTAGTCAAAAATTTGTCTAATCtaataaaacttatcacattagGATGcttctatatggatgcaaatctaaaccTAAGGGATATCTGGAAGGGTGAGATGTctcttcaaaactcaattggttcaaatcacattaattgtgatgctcAAAAATGATTATTTGAAGAGCTtacaaaaaatgcaaaagatgagactcaaaaaaataaattataatatatagataattATACATGACCTAGAAGAGGGAATGCAACATGATGGGTACAGGGGACTAAAAtttgtgactcaattttcctttttatagtgGGGTAATAGCGCGTTAAAGTTAAAAAaactatattaaaaaaattcgtgactcaattttccttcttataGAGGGGTAATAGCGCGTTAAAGTTAAAAAAACTATATTCGTCTATTTCCTATATTTGAAGGGTGACTATCCTAACCTATGCCAAGCAAATGGATTAGCtttatttctaatttct
This region of Coffea arabica cultivar ET-39 chromosome 3c, Coffea Arabica ET-39 HiFi, whole genome shotgun sequence genomic DNA includes:
- the LOC113735001 gene encoding L-type lectin-domain containing receptor kinase IV.1-like, which gives rise to MSFRLLTLILAYFLVHTAAGAADSDDVGFIYQGFQSSNLSLDGVAKITSNGLLRITNTTSLQTGHGFYPNPIKFKNTSNSSAFSFSTQFVFAMVAGLPGMPGEGMAFVIAPTRGLAEGASTRFLGLFETNTDGNSTNHVFAVELDTIQNPDFDDINDNHVGIDINSMRSKVSQPASYRANNKNSFDNLTLASGQPMQLWVEYDGVDGRIDVTLAPIAAAKPHTPLLSLRYDLSPILRQTMYVGFSAATSPIDKGIAFTVLGWSFKMNGDAQALDLSRLPKLPRLGPKEVSKFFTVGLPLLSILLLSIVFFGVAYYLRRKWKFAEVLEEWELAYGPHRFKYKDLYIATKGFTQKQLLGEGGFGQVYKGMLPTNRVEVAVKKVSHRARQGMRAFIAEIVSIGRLRHRNLVPLLGYCRRKGELLLVYEFMSNGSLDKFLYNQPNCALNWSQRFRVIKGVASGLLYLHEEWEQVVIHRDVKASNVLLDDELNGRLGDFGLARLYDHGTLPQSTHVAGSLGYLAPEHNRTGMATTSTDVYAYGAFLLEVACGRRPIEPRAEPAESIVLVDRVFSCWKAGCILQAVDHNLGNEYVKEEAELVLKLGLLCSHSEPKIRPSMRQVLLYLEGSVALPDLSSLAMGVSAVGLGFTHPDFEDIRSSFATSTDRCYTHSVTDSFLSGGR